The Anaerolineae bacterium region GTTGTATGTGATGGAGGTGCTCCAGCGCGACTTGGGCGACGACAAGTATCGTCCGGCTTACCTGCTGCGCAAGATGGTGGATGCCGGTTTCCTGGGGCGCAAGACCGGCATCGGCTTCTACGATTACCGCGACAACCCCAAGGGCGTCCCCAACCCGCTCATCGGGTGTTAGGGCAATTGAGACTTATGGCACCGTTGCGGAACCGGGCCTGGGGGGGATGCCCCTCCCAGGCTCCTGTTCCCTATCCCATCCACTCGGAGGAGGAGAGGAGATATGACCACTGCGGAGCAATCCCAACGGCCCAGTCTGTGGCAATTGCTCAAGCGCAAAGAAGTCTTCGGCTGGACAATGTACGATTGGGGCAACTCGGCCTTTGCCACCATCATTATGGCGGCGGTATTACCCGTCTACTACAGCAAAGTGGCCGGTTCGACCTTGCCGGGGAACACGGCCACGGTATATTGGGCCTACACCACCTCCATCGCATTGCTCATTGTGGCGTTGATCAGCCCGGTGTTGGGGGCGATGGCCGATTTCAGCGGGGCCAAGAAGCGCTACCTGACTGGCTTCGCCCTCTTCGGCATCCTGGGGACCGCTTTGCTGTACGGTGTGTATTCCGGCGACTGGCTTAAGGCGTCCATCTTCTACATCATCGGCAATGTGGGGTTTGCCGGAGCCAATGTGTTTTACGACGGCCTGCTTCCCCATGTGGCCGCGGAAAACGAGCGGGATATGGTCTCGGCCGCGGGATACGCTTTGGGCTACCTGGGGGGCGGTTTGCTCCTGGCGGTCAGTCTGGGTCTGATCATGACCGCCCCCGACGAAAAGGTGGGTTTCTTCACCCGTCTGTCCTTCCTGATGACCGCCATCTGGTGGCTGGTTTTCACCATCCCGTTGTGGGTTTGGGTGCCTGAGCCGGTCCGGCGCGTGCTCAAACGAGAGGCCGGCATGAACCCCGTGCAGGCCGGGTTTAGCCGGCTGGCCCACACCTTCCGTAAGGTGCAGCGTTACGATGAGTTGTGGAAGTTCCTGCTGGCCTTTTGGCTTTATAACGATGGTATCGGTACCATTATCAAAATGGCCACGATTTACGGGGCAGAGATCGGTATTGGCTCGACCGACCTCATCGGCACCTTGTTGCTGGTGCAGTTCGTTGGCATCCCCTTTTCCTTCTTCTTCGGCTGGTTGGCGGGCAAAATCGGTACCAAGCGGGCCATCTACATCACCCTGGCGGTCTATACCCTGATCTCTATCGGCGGCTACTTCATGAGCGCGGCCTGGCATTTCTGGCTGCTGGGGCTGGCGGTAGCCACCGTGCAGGGTGGTTCTCAAGCGCTGAGCCGTTCGCTCTTCAGCCAGATGGTGCCCAAGAGCCAATCGGCCGAGTTTTTCGGCTTCTTCAGCGTTTCGTCCAAATTCGCGGGTATTTTCGGCCCTTTGCTCTTTGGGCTGGTGGGCCAACTAATGGGCAGCAGCCGCCTGAGCATCGTCTCCATCATCCTGTTCTTCATTCTGGGCGGGTACATCCTGACCAAAGTGGATGTGGAAGCCGGGATGCAAGTAGCCAAGGAAGAAGAGGCTTTGCTGGCCCAGGAAGCCGTGGGCGCCTGACGGGCCCTCGGAAACGCACACCACCCCCAGGCCAGGTTCCCCTGGCTCTGGGGGTGGTGCTTTTTCCCGGTGTTCCGGCAGCCGACCTCTGGGGGTGGTTGCCAGAACCGAGGGGAGGTCTCTTCCTTCAGTTCTGGTCTGGCTTTCTCGCTTCGTGGCTCCCCAACCAGGAGCGCACGGCTTCCTCGTTGAAGAGATGGGGAGCTTCCACATAAATACCGCGGGCGCTCACGGCCACCCGGCCATCAGGCAGGCGCAGTTCGGCCTGGGTGTACATGGCGCGGCTATCGCAACCAGTGATGCGGGCCTCCACGCTGACGGGCTGGCCCAACGGCACGGGGCGATGGTAGTCCACATTGAGATTGACGGCGACCACGGTGTGCCCGGCGCTCCAGATCGCCGCGCCCATGGCTTCGTCGAGCACGGCCGCCGAAGCGCCGCCGTGGGCGAAACCGGGCGGCCCTTGTTGGGCTTCGGTAAAAATCACCGTGGCCGTAATGCGGCCATCGGGCTGGGCGAACCAGGTGACGCCGATGCTCTGCGGGTTGCTATGGCCACAAACGAAACACGGCCCGTGATCGGGGAGGGGCCGCGTATCTGGGGGAGGGGATGATTTCTTCATCGGGGAACTCCTTGGCTTGTTTGATGGGTCGCTGACGCATGCGACGCGGCAATATGGAGCGTTTCGGGCGTGGCCGAACCATTTCTCAGAACAGGAGCATTCCCAGGGCCAACAGTCCACCATACAACAAGGTCAACTTCCCGGTCAGGGCCAGCAGGGCGTTCAGTTCTCGCCCCTGCAGGCGCCCTATTGCGCGCGCGGCCAGCGCCGCCATGGGGGCCGAGAGCCAGACCAGCAACACCCCCAAAGGCGCCCTGCCCAGGCCCACCAGTACGGTGGGAAGCAGGTAGGGCAGCCCCAGGAGCAAAGCGTAAAACCTGCGCGTCCTCTGGGGACCCAAGCGTACGGCCAGGGTATGCTTGCCCGCCTGGGCGTCGTTGGCTAAGTCGCGGTAGTTGTTGACGGTGAGGATCCCTGTGTTGAGCAGGCCCAGCCAGGCTCCGGCCCACCAGGCCAGGGGGGTAACGGCGTGGCGTTGTAGCCAGTAGGTGCCCACCACGGCGAACAGGCCGAAGTAGAGAAACACGAAGACCTCGCCCAGCCCATGATAGGCCAGGGGATACGGCCCGCCAGTGTAGGCCAGCGCGGCGAGGATGGCGGACAGGCCGATGGCGAGAATGGGCCAGCCGCCGACCCAGACCAGGTAAAGCCCCAGGGCCAACGCCAGCCCGAAGGTGAGCCAGGTCGCCCGCCACATGGCCTGAGGGGTGACCAGGCCTAAGGCCGTGGCCCGTGGTGGGCCTAACCGTTCGCCCACGGTGTCGGCCCCTTTTTCGAAGTCTTGCACATCGTTGACGAAGTTCACACCGATTTGAAGCAGCAGCGCCGTCAGAAGGGTGACCCCCGCCGTCGGCCAGTGAATGGGGCCCTGGTGGGCGGCCAAACCCAGGCCGGCGAGAACCGGCGCGATAGCCGCCGGCAGGGTCTTAGGGCGTGCGGCCATGATCCAAATTTGCGTCTGCGTCCAAGAGGTTTGCCTTTCCATGCGCCTCTCCCATTGCTTGGCTTGGTTTGCTGGCAGCGGCGCTAATTGTAGCATATCGTGGACCTTCTTTGGCGTTCGAACTCCTCCTGACTGCAGGTTGCCTTGTCACCGGAGCGGTTTGTTTATAATGGGTGTCAACCGGCACGATGAGGCGCTATACAACAGGTTGAGGCGAGAACGCCTTTGGACGGACATCGCTCGCGCTACGGCAAGGCGAATCGATCGCCACCTTGGAAGAACGATTGTCAGGAGAGCGTACAATGGGTAACTTTTCACCGGTTTCCCCAGATTTGCGGGTGTACGAGGACATTTTGCAGACCATTGGCTGGACGCCCCTTAGTGCGGCTACGCCAGGTCACCCCGGCGTATACCCTGCCCGGTGTACGCTAAGGTGGAGTTTTTCAACCCTGAGGACTCGGTAAAGGACCGCATTGGGGTGCGCATTATCGAAGAGGCCGAACGGAGCGGGAAACTGAAACCCGGCGGGCGGCACGGTGGTGGGCCTGGCTTTGGCCTGTGCCTTGAAGGGCTACAAGGCGATCTTTGTCATGCCCAACAAGATGAGCTAGGAGAAGGTGCAACTGTTGCGCGCTTTTGGCGCGGGGGTGATCATCACCCTTACGGCGGTGCCCCCGGAGGAGCTGCGTTCGTACACAATGTCGCCAGGCGCATCGTGAGGAAACCTCCAACGCCATCCTGGCCAATCAGTATCACAACCCTGCCAACCAAGAGAGCCATTACCTGACCACCGGTCCCGAGATTTGGGAGCAAACCCAGGGCGGGTGACCGATGTAATTATCGGCATGGGCACAGGAGGAACTATTACTGGGGTGGGGCGCTACCTGAAGGAACAGAACCCAAACATTCGCATCGTTGGCGTGGACATCAAGGGAGCCATTTTGAAAGAGTTGTGGGAAAACCGGGGAAAGGTGCACCCGGGCGTTGAGGCCCGCCCTACAAAGTCGAGGGCATTGGAGAGGATTTCCTCCCCTCGACGCTGGATTTGAGTGTCATCGGCGAGGTTGTCCGGGTCAGCGACAAGGAATCCTTCTTGTGGGCACGCCGCCTGGTACGCGAAGAGGGAATTTTCGCCAGCGGCTCTTCTGGTTCCGCATTGGCGGCCGTGGCCCGGTATTGCCGTCGATTGACCCACGACCGACTGGTGGCGGTTATCTTCCCGGACAGCGGATCCCGGTATCTCTCCAAGGTGTTCGACGACAACAGGATGCGGGAGAACGGCTTTCTGGAAGAGGAGAGCGCCCATCGTCGGCCCTCCGCCCCCGACTTTTCCGCCCTCTGCCTTGCTGGACGAAGTGCTCCCCGTGCTCCTGGAGAAGGA contains the following coding sequences:
- a CDS encoding 1,4-dihydroxy-2-naphthoate polyprenyltransferase encodes the protein MERQTSWTQTQIWIMAARPKTLPAAIAPVLAGLGLAAHQGPIHWPTAGVTLLTALLLQIGVNFVNDVQDFEKGADTVGERLGPPRATALGLVTPQAMWRATWLTFGLALALGLYLVWVGGWPILAIGLSAILAALAYTGGPYPLAYHGLGEVFVFLYFGLFAVVGTYWLQRHAVTPLAWWAGAWLGLLNTGILTVNNYRDLANDAQAGKHTLAVRLGPQRTRRFYALLLGLPYLLPTVLVGLGRAPLGVLLVWLSAPMAALAARAIGRLQGRELNALLALTGKLTLLYGGLLALGMLLF
- a CDS encoding MFS transporter, coding for MTTAEQSQRPSLWQLLKRKEVFGWTMYDWGNSAFATIIMAAVLPVYYSKVAGSTLPGNTATVYWAYTTSIALLIVALISPVLGAMADFSGAKKRYLTGFALFGILGTALLYGVYSGDWLKASIFYIIGNVGFAGANVFYDGLLPHVAAENERDMVSAAGYALGYLGGGLLLAVSLGLIMTAPDEKVGFFTRLSFLMTAIWWLVFTIPLWVWVPEPVRRVLKREAGMNPVQAGFSRLAHTFRKVQRYDELWKFLLAFWLYNDGIGTIIKMATIYGAEIGIGSTDLIGTLLLVQFVGIPFSFFFGWLAGKIGTKRAIYITLAVYTLISIGGYFMSAAWHFWLLGLAVATVQGGSQALSRSLFSQMVPKSQSAEFFGFFSVSSKFAGIFGPLLFGLVGQLMGSSRLSIVSIILFFILGGYILTKVDVEAGMQVAKEEEALLAQEAVGA
- a CDS encoding PaaI family thioesterase; translation: MKKSSPPPDTRPLPDHGPCFVCGHSNPQSIGVTWFAQPDGRITATVIFTEAQQGPPGFAHGGASAAVLDEAMGAAIWSAGHTVVAVNLNVDYHRPVPLGQPVSVEARITGCDSRAMYTQAELRLPDGRVAVSARGIYVEAPHLFNEEAVRSWLGSHEARKPDQN